The following coding sequences are from one Planctomycetota bacterium window:
- a CDS encoding alpha/beta hydrolase: MATNTIPFTTFKSSGQTLMTHRISMSLVLIAALLCASPASAQTKASAKRADAAKPTFANVPYGPAERNVLDFWQAPSDMPTPLIVYIHGGGFVAGDKSSIAPGMVQAATRGGISIAAINYRFVNGKEVIFPAPQLDGARAVQFLRSKASDWNIDPKRVACYGGSAGAGISMWIGFHDDLADLRGSDPVLRQSTRITAIGTMGGQAMYDPIKIKELVGGRAWEHPSIFKVYGVTSAEEALHPTPEKQKLYDESSAITHLTKDDPPLFMVYSEPDAPLPADARLGQGIHHPKFGKLLKKEMDQLGIENVYVHTEETPRRNVSLEMLNFFRKHFGMPVQER; encoded by the coding sequence ATGGCCACGAATACCATTCCATTCACGACATTCAAATCATCAGGACAAACATTGATGACTCATCGCATTTCGATGTCGCTGGTGTTGATCGCAGCGTTGCTCTGCGCATCCCCGGCCAGCGCCCAGACCAAAGCTTCGGCCAAGCGGGCCGATGCCGCGAAGCCGACGTTTGCCAACGTCCCCTACGGGCCGGCCGAGCGGAATGTGCTCGACTTCTGGCAAGCCCCGTCCGACATGCCGACGCCGCTGATCGTTTACATTCACGGCGGCGGCTTCGTAGCTGGTGATAAATCGTCGATCGCGCCAGGCATGGTGCAAGCGGCGACCCGTGGCGGCATCAGCATTGCGGCCATCAACTATCGATTTGTTAACGGCAAAGAGGTGATCTTCCCGGCGCCGCAACTCGACGGCGCGCGGGCCGTGCAGTTCCTGCGCAGCAAGGCCAGCGATTGGAACATCGACCCAAAACGTGTCGCCTGTTATGGCGGTTCGGCGGGGGCGGGCATTTCGATGTGGATCGGTTTTCACGACGACCTGGCCGACCTCCGCGGTTCCGACCCGGTGCTACGACAGTCCACGCGTATCACGGCCATCGGCACGATGGGCGGGCAAGCGATGTACGACCCCATCAAGATCAAGGAACTGGTCGGCGGCCGGGCCTGGGAGCACCCGTCGATCTTCAAAGTCTATGGCGTCACCAGCGCCGAGGAGGCGCTTCACCCGACGCCCGAGAAGCAGAAGCTGTACGACGAATCGTCGGCGATCACGCACCTGACCAAGGACGATCCGCCGTTGTTCATGGTCTATAGCGAGCCCGATGCCCCATTGCCGGCCGACGCGCGACTTGGGCAGGGAATCCACCATCCGAAATTCGGCAAACTGCTGAAGAAAGAAATGGATCAGCTAGGAATCGAGAATGTCTACGTCCACACCGAAGAGACGCCGCGGCGGAACGTATCGCTCGAAATGCTGAACTTCTTCCGCAAGCACTTCGGGATGCCCGTTCAAGAAAGATAG
- a CDS encoding Gfo/Idh/MocA family oxidoreductase, with product MIDRRTFQNCLVGAAAAAAVTSIAPHVSHAASKNGKIRIGQIGTSHAHAAGKLESYRSMSDVYEVVGVVEPDAAQRERVQKQRAYADLPWLTEEQLLNTSGLQAVAVETEVCDLVPKATRCVQAGLHVHVDKPAGESMSAVRTLHEEASRRKLTVQMGYMFRYNPAFQFLFQAARDGWLGEVFEVHATMSKKLGERERKELLPYKGGSMFELGCHVVDQLVTLLGPPQKVTPYPRQVRPDLDTLVDNQLAVFEYPKATATVRSAMVEHDGGRRRQFVACGTEGTIEILPIEAPKLMATFSKKRGEYAAGHREIPLPKMTGRYDGEFQDLAAVIRGEKQFAWSAAHDLATHESILRASSLPLDT from the coding sequence ATGATCGACCGTCGCACGTTTCAGAATTGTCTGGTGGGGGCTGCTGCCGCGGCGGCGGTGACCAGCATTGCGCCGCATGTGTCGCACGCCGCGAGCAAGAACGGCAAGATTCGCATCGGGCAAATCGGCACGTCACACGCCCACGCGGCCGGCAAACTGGAATCGTATCGCTCGATGAGCGACGTGTACGAAGTGGTCGGGGTCGTCGAGCCTGACGCGGCGCAGCGCGAGCGCGTGCAAAAGCAACGAGCTTATGCCGACTTGCCCTGGTTGACCGAAGAGCAGTTGCTGAACACGTCGGGCCTGCAAGCGGTGGCCGTCGAGACCGAAGTTTGCGACCTGGTGCCCAAGGCCACGCGATGCGTGCAGGCCGGGCTGCACGTCCACGTTGATAAGCCGGCCGGGGAATCGATGTCGGCGGTGCGGACGCTGCACGAGGAAGCCAGCCGCCGCAAGTTGACAGTGCAGATGGGCTACATGTTTCGCTATAATCCGGCGTTTCAATTCTTGTTCCAGGCGGCGCGCGACGGCTGGTTGGGAGAGGTGTTTGAAGTTCACGCCACGATGAGCAAAAAGCTCGGCGAGCGCGAACGCAAGGAGTTGCTGCCGTACAAGGGGGGCTCGATGTTCGAGCTAGGCTGTCACGTGGTCGACCAGTTGGTCACCCTGCTGGGTCCGCCCCAAAAGGTGACGCCCTATCCGCGACAGGTGCGCCCTGACTTAGACACGCTGGTCGACAATCAGCTCGCGGTGTTCGAGTACCCCAAGGCGACCGCCACGGTGCGCAGCGCCATGGTCGAACACGACGGGGGCCGGCGACGGCAGTTCGTCGCGTGCGGCACCGAAGGGACGATCGAAATCCTGCCGATCGAAGCGCCGAAGCTGATGGCCACATTCTCGAAGAAGCGTGGCGAATATGCCGCGGGTCACCGCGAAATACCGCTCCCCAAGATGACCGGCCGCTACGACGGCGAGTTTCAGGACCTGGCCGCGGTCATCCGCGGCGAGAAGCAGTTCGCCTGGAGCGCCGCCCACGACTTGGCGACGCATGAATCGATTCTTCGCGCCAGTAGCTTGCCGCTGGATACGTGA
- a CDS encoding Gfo/Idh/MocA family oxidoreductase: MSDAPSNHPVTSPQNSRRNFLKGTTAAAVAGAISSPLTIARSAHAAGGDVLRLGLIGCGGRGNGAAVQALKADKYTRLTAMGDLFPEQLTRAAKLLKDQQEVADRVDVPEERQFSGFDAYQKVIDSGVDVILLGTPPHFRPLHLQAAVDAGKHVFAEKPVAVDAQGVRKVLATVRQAKEKGLSICSGLCWRYENTARATIAQINEGLIGDVIAIEANYYSSPPGKAWPMPRDPAWSDMEYQIRNWYWFTWLSGDHIVEQAVHSVDKASWILRDVAPETCIGVGGLQARTAPDRGQIFDHHAVNFEYASGVGVHFNCTQQVGTVRDVSVTVRGTKGVAVIEKGAIRSRGGESLWRYRGPKNVMHQTEHDELFAALRAGKQVTDGEYMAHTTMLAIMGRMATYTGQKLTWDQAFNSKENLTPAKYEWGPGMNADVAVPGVTPLV, encoded by the coding sequence ATGTCGGACGCCCCCTCGAATCACCCCGTCACCAGTCCCCAGAATTCACGCCGCAACTTCCTGAAGGGGACCACGGCCGCCGCGGTCGCCGGTGCCATCAGTTCGCCGCTGACGATCGCGCGCTCGGCGCACGCGGCCGGTGGCGATGTGTTACGGCTTGGCTTGATCGGTTGCGGCGGGCGCGGCAATGGCGCCGCCGTGCAGGCTTTAAAGGCCGACAAATACACGCGGTTGACGGCAATGGGGGACTTATTTCCCGAGCAGCTCACGCGGGCCGCGAAGCTGTTGAAAGATCAGCAAGAAGTCGCCGATCGGGTCGATGTGCCCGAGGAGCGGCAGTTCTCGGGCTTCGACGCGTACCAGAAAGTGATCGACTCAGGGGTCGACGTGATTCTTCTGGGCACGCCGCCTCACTTCCGGCCGTTGCACCTGCAAGCGGCCGTTGACGCCGGCAAGCACGTCTTTGCCGAAAAGCCCGTGGCGGTCGACGCGCAAGGCGTGCGTAAGGTGCTCGCTACCGTACGACAAGCCAAAGAGAAAGGATTGTCGATCTGCTCGGGTCTGTGCTGGCGCTATGAAAACACCGCCCGGGCCACGATTGCCCAGATCAACGAAGGGCTGATCGGCGATGTGATCGCCATCGAAGCGAATTACTATTCGTCCCCGCCGGGCAAGGCTTGGCCCATGCCGCGCGATCCCGCGTGGTCGGACATGGAGTACCAGATTCGCAACTGGTACTGGTTCACCTGGTTGTCGGGCGATCACATCGTCGAGCAGGCGGTCCACAGCGTCGACAAAGCCTCGTGGATTCTGCGCGATGTCGCGCCCGAGACGTGTATCGGCGTCGGCGGCTTGCAGGCTCGCACGGCCCCCGATCGCGGGCAAATCTTCGACCACCACGCGGTCAACTTTGAATACGCGTCAGGCGTCGGCGTGCATTTCAATTGCACGCAGCAGGTCGGCACCGTGCGCGATGTCTCGGTAACGGTTCGCGGCACCAAGGGAGTCGCCGTCATCGAGAAGGGGGCCATTCGCTCGCGCGGTGGCGAGTCGCTGTGGCGTTACCGCGGCCCCAAGAACGTGATGCACCAGACCGAGCACGATGAGCTGTTCGCGGCCCTCCGCGCCGGCAAGCAAGTGACCGACGGCGAATACATGGCCCACACGACCATGTTGGCGATCATGGGCCGGATGGCGACCTACACGGGCCAGAAGCTAACCTGGGACCAGGCATTCAACTCGAAAGAAAACCTGACGCCGGCCAAGTACGAATGGGGCCCCGGCATGAACGCCGACGTGGCCGTGCCCGGCGTGACGCCGTTGGTGTGA
- a CDS encoding class I SAM-dependent methyltransferase, whose product MKTRESGMPPEEAWAGFFDPKTTLEKLGLTKDIRAVVDFGCGYGTFTIPAAKIIGGKVYALDIEPEMVAATNTKAAAADLDNVEAHHRDFVADGSGLPDSSMDYAMLFNILHAEERMTLLREAWRVLTVGGKLAVIHWNYDAHTPRGPTIGIRPRPEQCGAWAESAGFATLPPGLIDLPPYHYGYVFERV is encoded by the coding sequence ATGAAAACCAGAGAAAGTGGAATGCCTCCGGAGGAAGCATGGGCAGGCTTCTTCGACCCCAAAACCACATTGGAGAAATTGGGCCTTACCAAGGACATCCGAGCCGTCGTGGACTTCGGGTGTGGCTATGGGACGTTCACCATCCCCGCAGCCAAGATAATCGGCGGCAAGGTGTATGCCCTGGACATTGAACCGGAGATGGTGGCGGCGACGAACACCAAAGCCGCGGCCGCCGATCTTGACAACGTCGAAGCCCATCACCGAGACTTCGTGGCCGATGGTTCAGGTTTGCCCGATAGTTCGATGGACTACGCCATGTTGTTCAACATTCTTCACGCCGAAGAACGGATGACGTTGTTGAGAGAAGCGTGGCGAGTGCTAACCGTGGGCGGCAAGCTCGCCGTGATTCATTGGAATTACGATGCCCATACGCCAAGAGGACCGACCATAGGAATCAGGCCACGCCCTGAACAATGTGGTGCGTGGGCAGAGTCGGCGGGGTTCGCGACGTTGCCGCCCGGTCTCATCGATCTGCCGCCCTACCATTATGGCTACGTTTTCGAGCGAGTCTGA
- a CDS encoding SDR family oxidoreductase — protein MANGYLEELFGLKGQVAVVIGGTGVLCGALAEGLAKAGATVVVAGRGEEAGAKRVASIEAAGGKACFMTVDVKSRESIMALKDAVVAKFGRVDVLINGAGVNSASPYFEAKDEDWNHVLTCNLTAVQIGCQVFGKQMSDQGGGSILNIGSVSSDKPLSRVYAYSASKAAVINLTQNVARELAPLKVRVNAICPGFFPAEQNRKILDPERVTKIMAQTPMNRFGEPEELVGCALLLLSRKGGSFITGAAYYVDGGFTGMRL, from the coding sequence ATGGCGAACGGTTATCTGGAAGAACTCTTCGGCCTTAAGGGCCAGGTGGCCGTCGTCATCGGCGGCACGGGCGTCCTGTGCGGCGCGCTGGCCGAAGGGTTGGCCAAGGCCGGCGCAACGGTGGTCGTGGCGGGGCGCGGCGAAGAAGCCGGTGCCAAGCGCGTGGCCTCGATCGAGGCGGCCGGCGGTAAGGCCTGCTTCATGACCGTGGATGTCAAGTCGCGCGAGAGCATCATGGCCCTCAAGGACGCCGTCGTGGCCAAGTTCGGCCGCGTCGACGTATTGATCAACGGCGCTGGCGTCAACTCGGCCAGCCCGTACTTCGAGGCCAAGGACGAAGACTGGAACCATGTGCTGACTTGCAACCTGACGGCCGTGCAGATCGGTTGCCAGGTCTTTGGCAAGCAGATGTCCGACCAGGGGGGCGGCTCGATCCTGAACATCGGCAGCGTGTCGAGCGACAAGCCGCTGTCGCGAGTCTATGCCTATTCGGCGTCGAAGGCCGCGGTCATTAACTTGACCCAAAACGTGGCCCGCGAGCTGGCGCCATTGAAGGTCCGCGTGAATGCGATCTGTCCTGGCTTCTTTCCGGCCGAACAGAACCGCAAGATTCTCGATCCCGAGCGCGTGACCAAGATCATGGCGCAAACGCCGATGAACCGCTTCGGCGAGCCGGAAGAACTGGTCGGCTGCGCGCTGTTGCTGTTATCGCGCAAAGGGGGCAGCTTCATCACCGGCGCGGCCTACTACGTCGACGGCGGCTTTACGGGGATGAGGCTGTAG
- a CDS encoding metallophosphoesterase: protein MQIGIFADIHDHLDNARAAVDEFNRRGCGLVIFAGDFVSTFTIPVLRGLNCPLLGCFGDNEGNKLGLTGGLRIVGQVGEPPLGFRTAEGLKFLVTHQYELLRGDLDGANVVVFGHTHKPSVVRDGDDRLLINPGETSGWTYRRPTVAVLDTATMSVEIVELPGMPAAPPRQINRSSKAR from the coding sequence ATGCAAATTGGCATTTTCGCCGATATTCACGATCACCTCGACAACGCCCGGGCCGCGGTTGACGAGTTCAATCGTCGCGGCTGCGGGTTGGTTATCTTCGCCGGCGACTTCGTATCGACGTTCACGATTCCGGTGCTGCGGGGGCTCAACTGCCCGCTGCTCGGTTGCTTTGGCGACAACGAAGGGAACAAGCTGGGGCTGACCGGCGGGCTGCGCATTGTCGGCCAAGTCGGCGAGCCGCCGCTCGGTTTTCGCACCGCGGAAGGCTTGAAGTTCCTGGTGACGCACCAGTACGAACTGCTGCGCGGCGACTTGGACGGCGCCAACGTGGTCGTGTTTGGGCACACGCACAAGCCGAGCGTCGTACGCGACGGCGACGACCGACTGCTGATCAATCCGGGCGAAACGAGCGGCTGGACGTATCGCCGACCGACGGTGGCGGTGCTCGACACGGCGACGATGTCGGTCGAGATCGTCGAACTTCCCGGCATGCCGGCAGCCCCACCGCGTCAGATCAATCGCTCGTCCAAGGCTCGCTAG
- the gnd gene encoding decarboxylating NADP(+)-dependent phosphogluconate dehydrogenase, with the protein MSPQPTSAQGTCDFGLIGLAVMGENLALNIESRGYRVAVFNRTTSVVDEFIKGRAAGKKFVGCHTVEDLVESLAKPRKVMLMVKAGPAVDALIDQLIPLLSPGDVIIDGGNTYYPDTERRTQYVESKGLLFIGTGVSGGEEGALKGPSMMPGGSPAGWPLVKPIFQAIAAKVGPNNDIPCCEWVGPRGAGHYVKMVHNGIEYGDMQLICEAYYMLKHALGLSNAELYDVFAQWNQGELDSYLIEITRDIFSVKDELTGKEMVDVILDKAGAKGTGKWMSQLALDLGVPSTLVTEAVYARCLSALKDARVRASKVLAGPQEKYTGDKKQFIEAVRHALYASKICSYAQGFVQMQAAAVEHKWPLDFGNIALLWRGGCIIRARFLERIKDAFDAQKDLENLLLAPYFTKALQEAQPAWRHVVATAVQLGLPVPAFSTALTYFDGYRTASLPANLLQAQRDYFGAHTYERTDRAGAFHTDWLKLRREPK; encoded by the coding sequence ATGTCGCCACAACCGACCTCCGCCCAGGGGACTTGTGATTTTGGCCTGATTGGCCTGGCCGTGATGGGCGAGAACCTGGCTCTGAACATCGAAAGCCGCGGCTACCGCGTGGCGGTGTTCAACCGCACAACCAGCGTCGTCGACGAGTTCATCAAGGGGCGCGCCGCCGGCAAGAAGTTCGTCGGCTGTCACACGGTCGAAGACCTGGTCGAGTCGCTGGCCAAGCCGCGCAAGGTCATGCTGATGGTCAAGGCCGGCCCAGCGGTCGACGCGCTGATCGATCAGTTGATCCCGTTGCTCTCGCCGGGCGATGTGATCATCGACGGCGGCAACACCTATTACCCCGACACCGAGCGGCGGACGCAATACGTCGAGTCGAAGGGCTTGTTGTTCATCGGCACCGGCGTCTCGGGTGGTGAAGAAGGGGCGCTCAAAGGCCCCAGCATGATGCCCGGCGGCTCTCCGGCTGGCTGGCCGCTCGTGAAGCCGATCTTCCAGGCCATTGCCGCCAAGGTTGGACCGAACAACGACATTCCCTGCTGCGAGTGGGTCGGCCCGCGCGGCGCCGGACACTACGTCAAGATGGTTCACAACGGCATCGAGTACGGCGACATGCAGTTGATCTGCGAAGCCTACTACATGCTGAAGCACGCGCTCGGCTTGTCGAACGCCGAGTTGTACGACGTCTTTGCCCAATGGAACCAGGGTGAACTGGACAGCTACCTGATCGAAATCACTCGCGACATTTTCAGCGTCAAGGACGAGTTGACCGGCAAGGAGATGGTCGATGTCATCCTCGACAAGGCCGGCGCCAAGGGAACTGGCAAGTGGATGAGCCAGTTGGCGCTCGACTTGGGCGTGCCCAGCACGCTGGTCACCGAGGCCGTCTATGCTCGCTGTTTGTCGGCCCTGAAGGACGCGCGCGTCCGGGCCAGCAAAGTCCTGGCTGGCCCGCAGGAAAAATACACCGGCGACAAAAAGCAGTTTATCGAAGCCGTGCGGCACGCGCTGTACGCCTCGAAGATCTGCAGCTACGCCCAGGGCTTTGTGCAGATGCAAGCCGCCGCCGTCGAGCACAAGTGGCCGCTCGATTTCGGCAACATTGCCTTGCTGTGGCGCGGGGGGTGCATTATCCGCGCTCGGTTCCTGGAACGGATCAAGGACGCCTTCGACGCCCAGAAGGACCTGGAGAACTTGTTGCTCGCCCCGTACTTCACCAAGGCGCTGCAAGAAGCCCAGCCGGCCTGGCGGCACGTAGTGGCCACGGCGGTCCAGCTTGGGCTGCCGGTGCCGGCCTTCTCGACCGCGTTGACCTACTTTGACGGCTACCGAACCGCTTCGCTGCCGGCCAACCTGCTACAGGCCCAGCGCGACTACTTTGGCGCGCACACCTACGAGCGAACCGATCGGGCTGGCGCGTTCCACACCGATTGGCTCAAGCTGCGCCGCGAGCCGAAGTAA
- a CDS encoding RNA polymerase sigma factor: MSDPSVPEPTPEQSLGEPSAAPERIAPALVASLFVQHGDELKRFLYGVLRNNEHVNDTLQVTFVKAIEQGHTARQESLKGWLFRVAYHEAIVVRRKQGVHQRATDALANSEQRTSIAPEVPLLRWEDVTRVREALAQLPPDQRRVVELRIYEQQKFVEIAAELKLPLGTVLTRMQLALKKLRGMLDSKED, encoded by the coding sequence GTGAGCGACCCAAGCGTGCCAGAGCCGACGCCCGAGCAGAGCTTGGGCGAGCCGAGCGCTGCGCCCGAGCGCATCGCGCCGGCGCTGGTGGCGTCGCTCTTCGTGCAGCATGGGGACGAGCTCAAGCGGTTCCTCTACGGTGTGCTGCGCAACAACGAGCACGTCAACGACACATTGCAGGTCACCTTCGTCAAAGCGATCGAGCAAGGGCACACCGCCCGGCAGGAATCGCTCAAGGGATGGCTGTTCCGCGTGGCCTATCACGAGGCGATTGTTGTCCGTCGCAAGCAAGGGGTGCATCAGCGGGCGACCGACGCACTGGCTAACAGCGAACAGCGAACGTCGATTGCGCCGGAGGTGCCGCTGCTGCGCTGGGAGGACGTCACTCGGGTGCGCGAGGCGCTGGCCCAGTTGCCGCCGGATCAGCGGCGCGTGGTCGAGCTTCGCATCTACGAGCAGCAGAAGTTCGTCGAAATCGCCGCCGAGTTGAAGCTGCCGCTGGGAACGGTGCTGACCCGAATGCAACTGGCGCTGAAGAAGCTCCGGGGCATGCTCGATAGCAAGGAAGACTAG
- a CDS encoding HAD hydrolase-like protein, which translates to MDYTPKHEFLVGIDSDGCVFDTMEIKHKECFIPNIINHYNLQAISKYAREAAEFVNLYSKSRGINRFPALIEALEWLERRPEVAARGVKITLPPGLLQWLKTETKLGNPALKKAVESSGDPDLKQALKWSEAVNQMVEDVVRNVPPFPFVRQSLEKLAGKADCLVVSATPNDALNREWEEHDLRKFVAAICGQEVGTKKEVLGLAKKYKPDHTLMIGDAPGDHQAAVANKALFFPINPGAEEASWKRFFDEGVDRFLKGTFAGEYQAKLLAEFDKYLPATPPWPVTAKA; encoded by the coding sequence ATGGACTACACGCCTAAGCACGAGTTTCTGGTCGGCATCGATTCCGATGGTTGCGTGTTCGATACGATGGAGATCAAGCACAAAGAGTGCTTCATCCCGAACATCATCAATCACTACAACCTGCAGGCCATCAGCAAGTACGCCCGCGAGGCGGCCGAATTCGTCAACCTGTACTCCAAGAGCCGCGGCATCAACCGCTTTCCGGCGCTGATCGAGGCGCTTGAATGGCTCGAGCGCCGCCCCGAAGTGGCCGCGCGTGGTGTGAAGATCACCCTTCCGCCCGGGCTGCTGCAATGGTTGAAGACCGAAACCAAGCTCGGCAACCCGGCGCTGAAGAAGGCTGTCGAATCGTCGGGCGACCCGGACCTGAAGCAAGCGCTCAAGTGGTCCGAAGCCGTCAATCAGATGGTCGAAGACGTGGTCCGCAACGTGCCGCCGTTCCCGTTCGTACGCCAGTCACTCGAAAAGCTAGCCGGCAAGGCGGACTGTCTAGTCGTGTCGGCCACGCCGAACGATGCTTTGAATCGCGAGTGGGAAGAGCATGACTTGCGCAAGTTCGTTGCCGCCATTTGCGGCCAGGAAGTCGGCACCAAGAAAGAAGTGCTTGGCCTGGCCAAGAAGTACAAGCCGGACCACACACTGATGATCGGCGACGCCCCCGGCGATCACCAGGCCGCCGTGGCGAACAAGGCTCTCTTCTTCCCGATCAATCCTGGCGCCGAAGAAGCGAGTTGGAAGCGATTCTTCGACGAAGGGGTCGATCGTTTCCTAAAGGGCACCTTCGCCGGCGAGTATCAGGCCAAACTGCTGGCCGAGTTCGACAAGTATCTGCCCGCCACGCCCCCCTGGCCCGTCACCGCCAAAGCCTGA
- a CDS encoding diphosphate--fructose-6-phosphate 1-phosphotransferase, which yields MTKPRNMIVAQSGGPSPVINNSLRGILDMSREMPEIGTVYGGYHGIEGVLKEELLELSSQDAEEIALLRFTPAAGSIGTCRYKLKPNQTEDFERCIEVFKAHNIGYLLYIGGNDSMDTAHKISQLAHQRGLDLVAVGVPKTIDNDVGDSEFKLVDHTPGYGSTAKYWMHMVQNANEENMGSCPADPVLVLQAMGRKIGFIPAAARLADPEREMPLQIYLAESPCTIEQLTDQVNDQLKRDGRCVVVISEGFNVGSLGEVKDSFGHTSFSSSQQTVAQIVVNHLNKVGLAAKGAARGNVSGTDQRHSMAYASTVDLEEAYRSGQKAALLAGRNESGFMSTILRESGPIYSARYDRVPLEKVAAADRSFPSQWIAKNGFDVTDDFVRYCRPLVGEDMVTLPMIDGRQRLTRFKPLFAQQKLAKYVPQADRKK from the coding sequence ATGACTAAGCCTCGCAACATGATTGTTGCTCAAAGCGGCGGCCCCAGCCCGGTGATCAACAACAGCCTTCGCGGCATTCTGGACATGTCCCGCGAGATGCCCGAGATCGGCACCGTCTACGGCGGCTATCACGGCATCGAGGGCGTGTTGAAGGAAGAGCTGCTCGAGCTGTCGAGCCAGGATGCCGAAGAGATCGCCCTGCTCCGCTTTACACCGGCCGCTGGTTCGATCGGCACCTGCCGGTACAAGCTCAAGCCAAACCAGACCGAGGACTTCGAGCGTTGCATCGAGGTCTTCAAGGCCCACAACATCGGCTATCTGCTCTATATCGGCGGCAACGACTCGATGGACACCGCCCACAAGATTTCACAACTGGCCCATCAGCGCGGGCTCGACTTGGTGGCCGTCGGCGTGCCCAAGACCATCGACAACGACGTCGGCGACAGCGAGTTCAAGTTGGTCGACCACACGCCGGGCTACGGCTCGACGGCTAAGTACTGGATGCACATGGTCCAGAACGCCAACGAAGAGAATATGGGCTCGTGCCCGGCCGACCCGGTGCTGGTGCTGCAAGCCATGGGTCGCAAGATCGGCTTCATTCCGGCGGCGGCGCGACTGGCCGACCCGGAGCGCGAAATGCCGCTGCAAATCTACCTGGCCGAAAGCCCCTGCACGATCGAGCAACTGACCGACCAGGTCAACGATCAGCTCAAGCGCGACGGCCGCTGCGTCGTCGTAATCAGCGAAGGGTTCAACGTCGGCAGCCTGGGCGAGGTGAAAGACTCGTTCGGCCACACGTCGTTCAGCTCGAGCCAACAGACCGTAGCCCAGATTGTCGTCAACCACCTGAACAAGGTCGGCCTGGCAGCCAAGGGGGCCGCGCGGGGCAACGTCTCGGGAACCGATCAACGTCACTCGATGGCCTATGCCTCGACGGTCGACCTGGAAGAAGCCTACCGCAGCGGGCAAAAGGCCGCACTGCTCGCCGGCCGCAACGAAAGCGGCTTCATGTCGACCATCTTGCGCGAGTCGGGGCCGATCTATTCGGCCCGCTACGACCGGGTGCCGCTAGAAAAGGTGGCCGCCGCCGATCGCTCGTTCCCCAGCCAGTGGATCGCCAAGAACGGCTTCGACGTGACCGACGACTTTGTCCGCTATTGCCGGCCGTTGGTCGGCGAAGACATGGTGACGTTGCCGATGATCGACGGCCGCCAGCGACTCACTCGGTTCAAGCCGCTGTTCGCCCAGCAGAAGCTGGCCAAGTACGTGCCGCAGGCTGACCGCAAGAAGTAA
- a CDS encoding superoxide dismutase gives MAYTLPPLAYPFNALEPHIDARTMEIHHDKHHQAYITNLNKAIEGTNLGDQPIEALVAKIDSVPENIRTAVRNNGGGHANHSLFWTVLAHGGGGAPTGALGEAIQRDIGGYDKFKEELTKAATGRFGSGWAWLSVNKSKKLVVESTPNQDSPLMHGNTPILGLDVWEHAYYLLYQNLRPKYVEAFFSVINWPKVAEYYAAAIK, from the coding sequence ATGGCATACACGCTTCCACCACTCGCTTATCCGTTCAACGCCTTGGAGCCGCACATCGACGCGCGGACCATGGAGATTCACCACGACAAGCACCACCAGGCCTACATCACCAATCTGAACAAGGCCATCGAGGGAACGAACCTGGGCGACCAGCCGATCGAAGCCCTGGTCGCCAAGATCGACAGCGTGCCCGAAAACATTCGCACCGCCGTTCGCAACAACGGCGGCGGCCACGCCAACCACTCGTTGTTCTGGACCGTCCTGGCCCACGGCGGCGGTGGCGCTCCGACCGGTGCGTTGGGCGAAGCCATCCAGCGCGACATTGGCGGCTATGACAAGTTCAAGGAAGAGTTGACCAAGGCGGCTACCGGGCGCTTTGGCAGCGGCTGGGCCTGGCTGAGCGTCAACAAGAGCAAGAAGCTGGTCGTCGAGAGCACGCCGAACCAGGACAGCCCGTTGATGCATGGCAACACGCCGATCCTGGGCCTCGACGTTTGGGAACATGCGTACTATTTGCTCTATCAGAACCTGCGGCCGAAGTACGTGGAGGCGTTCTTCAGCGTCATCAACTGGCCAAAGGTCGCCGAATACTACGCCGCCGCGATCAAGTAA